A single genomic interval of Stieleria maiorica harbors:
- a CDS encoding dockerin type I domain-containing protein — MKRRVKNLRPRNIHLCHERLETRQLLAADPFSPWTHPLDPADSNSDGTVTVRDALVVINQLGRSDTADLAEVAAPPILGLDADDSQTTLHLDTNGDAELTVRDALFVINRLGQATTGIGAAESEEDSSIPVGQEGEAQTLGFDDDFAHVISSLSAAQNSQTYRFTATLPRATVDLNSVLDENLAELTILDAQMQRITSSYSQAARARFQGIDFPTQPGREYFVRVEFADGASEAAFDFALSVFQFEPSRWLPESSDELTDVDGNDGGDVGDTILTAVDVAIRPNGSSFVQSLETTGDVDVFRLPNGLPGSVYVHGVDGIGFELLGENGDVLDREPSSIAVNDQTDIGYYKAFQDAALGSDSIYLRVFSTAAATGQYSVSVLLDNAPDQPDESLLSGYSQDQAGVVHFHENSATIAGTTEISGQVHFYRFTTDARRAVLTLTGDEGVEMQMFRGSDKTPIGSPQSDSLSAWLTGPTDQAAAEYVLAIHNPRQASDYRVAIELIEPTVIPVEVDASELETALPLPDSDPASAGAHAVITIAPNDVNYYSYESGAAVIRMLARGLNGKDEAVLRLQFHLLDQNAEVIPGTYPDNFESIQEILDRLGGQIVIADTSVGQQVFLRIANPTDQEITFQLSLS, encoded by the coding sequence ATGAAACGACGCGTTAAGAATTTGCGGCCACGAAATATCCACCTTTGTCACGAGCGTTTGGAAACCCGCCAATTGCTCGCCGCCGATCCCTTCAGCCCATGGACGCATCCGCTTGACCCGGCCGACAGCAACAGTGATGGCACGGTCACGGTGCGTGATGCTTTGGTCGTCATCAACCAACTCGGACGTTCGGACACGGCCGACCTCGCGGAGGTCGCTGCGCCACCCATCCTTGGACTCGATGCCGACGATTCGCAGACGACGCTGCATCTGGATACCAACGGCGATGCCGAATTGACCGTCCGTGATGCGTTATTCGTCATCAATCGACTGGGCCAAGCAACGACCGGCATCGGTGCGGCAGAGTCGGAGGAGGATTCATCGATCCCCGTAGGCCAGGAAGGCGAAGCCCAGACGCTCGGTTTTGATGACGACTTCGCACACGTGATCAGCTCGCTTTCAGCCGCACAGAATTCGCAAACCTATCGGTTCACCGCGACATTGCCACGCGCAACAGTCGACTTGAATTCGGTCCTGGACGAGAACCTGGCGGAACTGACGATCCTGGACGCTCAGATGCAGCGGATCACCAGCAGTTACTCGCAAGCCGCTCGAGCAAGATTCCAGGGAATCGATTTCCCGACCCAACCCGGTCGAGAGTACTTCGTCCGGGTCGAGTTTGCCGACGGTGCATCGGAAGCGGCATTCGATTTCGCCTTGAGCGTTTTCCAATTCGAACCGTCACGTTGGTTGCCGGAATCAAGTGATGAATTGACCGACGTCGACGGAAACGATGGTGGCGACGTCGGCGATACGATTCTCACGGCCGTGGACGTCGCGATCCGGCCTAACGGATCCAGTTTCGTCCAATCTCTTGAAACGACCGGCGACGTCGACGTGTTTCGACTGCCCAACGGACTGCCGGGATCGGTCTATGTCCACGGCGTCGATGGGATCGGTTTTGAATTGCTGGGCGAAAACGGAGACGTCCTGGACCGCGAGCCCTCGTCCATCGCCGTGAATGACCAAACCGACATCGGATACTACAAGGCGTTTCAGGACGCAGCCCTCGGATCTGATTCGATCTACTTGCGTGTCTTTTCGACCGCTGCAGCAACCGGGCAATACAGTGTCTCGGTGCTGCTGGATAACGCGCCCGATCAACCGGACGAATCGCTTTTGAGCGGCTACTCGCAAGACCAGGCCGGGGTGGTTCATTTTCATGAGAACTCAGCGACGATTGCCGGGACAACCGAGATCAGCGGGCAAGTTCATTTTTACCGTTTTACAACCGACGCAAGACGAGCCGTTTTAACGCTGACCGGCGATGAAGGGGTTGAGATGCAGATGTTCCGCGGCAGCGACAAAACGCCGATCGGTTCACCGCAATCCGATTCGCTTTCGGCATGGCTTACCGGACCGACCGATCAAGCCGCCGCCGAGTACGTATTGGCCATTCACAATCCGCGTCAAGCAAGCGACTATCGCGTCGCCATCGAATTGATCGAACCGACCGTGATCCCGGTGGAGGTTGATGCGTCGGAATTGGAAACCGCATTACCGTTGCCCGATTCCGATCCGGCGTCGGCAGGGGCACACGCGGTCATCACGATCGCCCCCAACGATGTGAATTACTATTCGTATGAATCCGGAGCGGCCGTGATTCGGATGCTGGCAAGAGGATTGAACGGAAAAGACGAAGCGGTATTGCGGTTGCAGTTCCACCTGCTGGACCAGAACGCGGAGGTGATCCCCGGAACCTATCCGGACAACTTCGAATCGATCCAGGAGATCCTTGATCGACTGGGTGGCCAAATCGTGATCGCCGACACGTCTGTCGGACAGCAGGTGTTCTTGAGGATTGCCAACCCGACCGATCAGGAGATCACGTTTCAGTTGTCGTTAAGCTGA
- a CDS encoding serine/threonine-protein kinase has protein sequence MNQDSGAQVQLTVRRQRKLESQPGLTEADEALVGVLDLYLERRSVGRVIQSSFIAEQCARYPELELDQKLPGLIGSIDALNGFADEQTDEQTAGFQSDSWENLVSKTLGDYQILSEVGRGGMGIVYKARQQSLDRIVALKVLPVSVVLDQQQIARFMLEAQAAGQLHHPHIVPIYSVGPEDGVHCYSMPLIDGRSLDQMNEAWQANKPDAMQSIRWMIQAADAIEHAHQHGVIHRDIKPSNLIIDSNNKLWVSDFGLARCRHADRLTQPGVIVGTRRYMSPEQASGNPALVDHRSDIFALGMTLFELLTGQHGRQKSSAWATVPIDSEPTAFNSQTWLIRRHHPDISRDIETVVMKAIAPDAADRYQSAAELSADLRRALNGHPILARRPSTLERISKWTLRHRRAVAASTAVFCVLFVGLLGATLLFARQRSELQSALVAADRHLLVANQNRDRAEAHLRRTRDVLDRFGLMAAEQLRGVAGAEHVREALVRDVLRYYEDDVRQAESKSDSPLQLAETHYRAAKIIEELGANRRARNVYRRALGHFNSHLPSASVQYRAALCRNSIAVLSAELGEFAAAENEYRVVLEQLPPIAIDNADRTRTLATVHGNYGLLLTSLDRTEEAKRQFHLAGELLPEHDLINTADALTAAMIFNNLGHLVQDTDLPEALRYNQRAIHVLRSVVRIEHGGELNTNATHEAVGALALNLNNQASLLVRLDRDDEAITAYRDAIVLFRSLVDRLPMMVRYTEELAITYNNYGRCLHRCGHDRDARSALQRSHDLLENLVRRRPDAPQYQAALDGVRKNLARTGEPIALQNQPQDQRP, from the coding sequence ATGAACCAAGATTCAGGTGCACAGGTGCAATTGACCGTGCGGCGTCAGCGGAAACTCGAATCACAACCCGGGCTGACCGAAGCAGATGAAGCATTGGTGGGCGTCTTGGATTTGTATCTGGAGCGTCGGTCAGTCGGTCGGGTGATTCAATCCTCCTTCATCGCCGAACAGTGCGCGCGTTACCCCGAATTGGAACTCGATCAAAAGCTACCAGGGCTAATCGGCAGCATTGATGCGTTGAACGGGTTTGCAGACGAACAGACAGACGAACAAACAGCGGGCTTCCAATCGGATTCGTGGGAAAACCTCGTTTCCAAAACGCTCGGCGATTATCAAATCCTAAGCGAAGTCGGTCGCGGCGGAATGGGGATCGTCTACAAGGCTCGGCAACAATCACTGGACAGAATCGTTGCTTTAAAGGTCCTGCCGGTTTCGGTCGTCCTGGACCAGCAGCAGATTGCACGCTTCATGCTGGAGGCCCAGGCAGCCGGCCAACTCCATCATCCCCACATCGTCCCGATCTATTCGGTCGGACCAGAGGATGGTGTGCACTGCTACAGCATGCCGTTGATCGACGGCCGTTCGCTGGACCAAATGAATGAAGCGTGGCAGGCCAACAAACCGGACGCCATGCAATCGATCCGCTGGATGATTCAAGCGGCCGATGCGATCGAACACGCGCACCAGCACGGCGTGATCCATCGCGACATCAAACCGTCGAATCTGATCATCGACAGCAACAACAAACTGTGGGTGTCGGATTTTGGATTGGCTCGCTGTCGACACGCCGATCGACTCACTCAACCCGGTGTGATCGTCGGAACGCGTCGCTACATGAGTCCTGAACAGGCGAGCGGGAACCCCGCATTGGTCGATCACCGCAGCGACATCTTCGCCTTGGGAATGACGCTGTTTGAACTATTGACCGGACAACATGGTCGGCAGAAAAGTTCTGCTTGGGCGACGGTGCCGATTGATTCGGAGCCGACGGCTTTCAACAGCCAAACGTGGTTGATCCGGCGGCATCACCCTGACATCTCTCGGGACATCGAAACCGTCGTGATGAAAGCGATCGCGCCCGATGCCGCCGATCGGTATCAATCAGCCGCCGAATTATCGGCCGATCTGCGTCGAGCGTTGAACGGTCATCCGATTCTGGCGCGACGCCCTTCTACGTTGGAGCGGATTTCAAAATGGACCCTCCGGCATCGTCGCGCCGTCGCCGCTTCGACTGCGGTGTTCTGCGTGTTGTTCGTTGGCCTGCTCGGCGCAACGCTGTTGTTCGCGCGACAGCGATCTGAACTCCAAAGTGCGCTCGTCGCGGCTGATCGCCATCTGTTGGTCGCCAACCAAAACCGAGACCGCGCGGAAGCTCATCTGCGTCGAACACGCGATGTGCTTGACCGCTTCGGTTTGATGGCGGCGGAACAGTTGCGCGGAGTCGCCGGAGCGGAACACGTCAGGGAGGCGTTGGTCCGCGACGTCCTCCGCTATTACGAAGACGATGTCAGGCAAGCAGAGTCCAAGTCGGATTCGCCGCTGCAGTTGGCCGAGACGCATTACCGGGCGGCAAAGATCATTGAGGAACTCGGTGCGAACCGACGGGCGCGCAACGTCTATCGGCGAGCGCTCGGACATTTCAACTCACATCTTCCATCGGCGTCCGTGCAATACCGGGCCGCCTTGTGCCGCAACAGTATCGCTGTCCTCTCGGCCGAACTGGGGGAATTTGCCGCGGCCGAAAATGAATACCGCGTCGTGCTCGAGCAGCTTCCGCCGATCGCAATAGACAACGCCGACCGCACGCGGACGCTGGCCACGGTCCATGGCAACTACGGACTTCTGCTGACATCACTTGACCGAACCGAAGAAGCGAAACGACAGTTCCACTTGGCCGGCGAACTGCTTCCCGAACACGACCTGATCAACACCGCCGACGCGCTGACCGCAGCGATGATCTTCAATAATCTTGGCCATCTGGTGCAAGACACGGACTTACCAGAGGCACTGAGGTACAACCAGCGGGCCATTCATGTTCTGCGATCGGTCGTTCGGATCGAACATGGCGGGGAACTGAACACCAATGCCACTCACGAGGCAGTCGGTGCACTCGCGCTCAACCTGAACAACCAGGCATCCCTGCTCGTTCGACTCGATCGCGACGACGAGGCGATCACAGCGTATCGCGATGCAATTGTGCTGTTCAGAAGCTTGGTCGACCGATTGCCCATGATGGTTCGCTACACCGAAGAACTGGCGATCACCTACAACAATTATGGACGTTGCCTGCACCGCTGCGGTCACGACCGCGATGCCCGGTCGGCGCTGCAGCGGTCCCACGACCTGTTAGAGAACTTAGTGCGTCGCCGCCCGGATGCACCTCAATACCAGGCCGCACTCGATGGCGTGCGGAAGAATCTTGCGCGAACCGGCGAACCCATCGCCCTGCAGAACCAACCCCAGGATCAGCGACCGTGA
- a CDS encoding sigma-70 family RNA polymerase sigma factor, producing MESGSATDVDALLASAKSGDACALSTLFGMYQNYIKLLAASQVRSRLRVRASASDIAQETFLNAHRGFENFRGTTGGEFVAWLRSILTRRIQYLVQQHVQSQVRDVRKEVSIEAIGKSVDQSSIRLETVLQAGSPSPSARLQRQDRSVHVANALAELADDYREVLMLRSVEGLGFKEVAARMQRSHGATRMLWLRAIEALRDRLGNGDSL from the coding sequence ATGGAATCTGGCAGCGCTACTGATGTGGACGCCCTCCTTGCTTCGGCCAAGTCGGGAGACGCCTGCGCGTTGAGCACATTGTTCGGGATGTACCAGAACTACATCAAACTGCTCGCCGCGTCACAGGTCCGGTCACGGCTCCGCGTGCGGGCCAGCGCCTCGGATATCGCACAAGAAACGTTCCTGAATGCGCATCGCGGTTTTGAAAACTTTCGCGGAACGACCGGCGGCGAGTTTGTGGCCTGGCTGCGTTCCATTCTAACGCGTCGAATCCAATACCTGGTCCAGCAACACGTCCAGTCGCAGGTTCGCGATGTCCGTAAAGAGGTCTCGATCGAAGCGATCGGAAAGTCGGTGGATCAATCTTCGATTCGATTGGAAACCGTCCTCCAGGCCGGTTCGCCCTCTCCTTCGGCACGGCTTCAGCGCCAAGATCGCAGCGTCCACGTCGCCAACGCGTTGGCGGAGCTTGCCGATGATTATCGCGAGGTGTTGATGTTGCGTAGCGTCGAGGGCTTGGGGTTCAAGGAGGTTGCCGCACGGATGCAACGCTCGCACGGTGCGACGCGAATGTTATGGTTACGGGCGATTGAGGCGCTGCGGGACCGATTGGGCAACGGAGACAGTCTATGA